The Coffea arabica cultivar ET-39 chromosome 4e, Coffea Arabica ET-39 HiFi, whole genome shotgun sequence genome includes a window with the following:
- the LOC113741198 gene encoding loganic acid O-methyltransferase — MQVEPESDAMAGEHSVSEDPSSQSAMQFGEYKDSLVATISQHLDLKHHCTSSAAYRIADLGCFVGPHTLDAMRTITEAVKDKYKAGGQSFGIPEFFVYFNDRVTNDFNALFAKFPEDRQYFAAGVPGSFHGRLFPKASLDFVYCSKAVHWLSKVPEEELTDPNSPAYNPDRISYINAPTAVCDAYLGQFTKEMESILSARAQELIHGGLMVLVIPGRANGTQYPSFSQVFMPLETILLDLAKEGMVSKNKVDLFNVPMYFPSPEELKNIIIQKTAGFEIVELSTFTRSSLPVFPTEVLRGAFGGLLTKHFGTEVAEKVFDRYEKEIPTLRLRNPAEGNGVFIYVTIKFKKS; from the exons atgcaggTTGAACCAGAATCAGATGCTATGGCTGGGGAACACAGCGTCTCCGAGGATCCTTCTAGCCAG AGCGCTATGCAATTTGGAGAATACAAAGACTCGCTCGTTGCAACAATCTCTCAGCACTTGGACCTAAAACACCATTGCACTTCTTCAGCAGCATATCGGATTGCTGATTTAGGCTGCTTTGTTGGTCCTCATACTTTGGATGCAATGAGGACCATAACCGAAGCTGTAAAAGACAAATACAAAGCTGGAGGACAGAGCTTTGGCATCCCAGAATTCTTTGTGTACTTCAATGATCGTGTGACCAATGATTTTAATGCTCTTTTTGCTAAATTCCCAGAAGACAGACAATATTTTGCAGCCGGGGTTCCCGGCTCTTTTCACGGCAGATTGTTCCCAAAAGCTTCTCTGGATTTTGTATACTGTTCAAAGGCAGTGCATTGGCTCTCTAAAGTTCCCGAGGAGGAGTTAACAGATCCGAATTCTCCCGCTTACAATCCAGACAGGATATCTTACATTAATGCACCAACAGCAGTTTGTGATGCGTATTTAGGCCAATTTACTAAAGAAATGGAATCTATCCTCAGTGCTCGAGCACAAGAGCTGATTCATGGAGGGTTGATGGTGCTTGTGATCCCAGGCAGAGCCAATGGAACACAGTACCCATCATTCAGTCAAGTTTTCATGCCACTAGAAACTATTCTTTTGGACCTGGCAAAGGAG GGAATGGTGAGCAAAAACAAGGTGGATTTGTTCAACGTGCCAATGTATTTTCCCTCGCCGGAAGAGCTGAAGAATATTATAATACAAAAGACTGCGGGCTTTGAAATTGTAGAACTGAGCACTTTTACCAGAAGTTCTTTGCCAGTTTTTCCTACTGAAGTACTAAGAGGAGCCTTCGGTGGATTGTTGACGAAGCACTTCGGCACTGAGGTAGCTGAAAAAGTATTCGATCGATATGAGAAGGAAATTCCAACCCTTCGCCTACGCAACCCAGCTGAGGGCAACGGAGTATTCATATATGTTACTATCAAATTCAAGAAGTCGTGA
- the LOC140005828 gene encoding uncharacterized protein, producing the protein MEAGNTSTAVVQENSVLNRVHSNIDRLPDDILITILSLLTVEEAAATSILSRRWRYLWMHTTGCWSFDFSEEVKVMVDKMGVSTVMDILLHHSFGRCYEIPPVPASSEGGKTRGSSFKGLWLSKSPLFGMLISLKRFWTVSSPTISAANLELFTYLGPNIDVPFGSGPHCLLEATIGGSFGESFVFGSAKHLVYISQLETLTFDVSFEVNLRISSFPNVF; encoded by the exons ATGGAAGCTGGGAACACTTCAACCGCTGTTGTGCAGGAGAATTCTGTGCTGAACAGAGTCCATTCCAACATTGACCGGTTGCCGGATGATATCCTCATTACCATCTTATCACTTTTGACAGTTGAAGAAGCGGCAGCAACTAGTATCCTTTCTCGCAGATGGAGATATTTGTGGATGCACACTACTGGGTGTTGGAGCTTTGATTTTTCTGAGGAGGTCAAGGTGATGGTTGATAAAATGGGCGTTAGTACGGTTATGGACATACTTCTGCATCATTCATTTGGAAG GTGTTATGAAATTCCTCCAGTGCCAGCATCATCTGAGGGGGGTAAAACTCGGGGTTCATCATTTAAGGGGCTTTGGTTGTCTAAGAGCCCTTTGTTTGGTATGTTGATATCTCTGAAGAGGTTCTGGACTGTATCTTCTCCAACT ATATCTGCAGCGAATCTTGAGTTGTTTACTTATTTAGGACCCAATATAGATGTTCCTTTCGGAAGTGGTCCTCATTGCCTTTTGGAAGCAACAATCGGAGGATCATTTGGTGAATCATTTGTTTTTGGATCTGCAAAGCATTTGGTTTATATTTCTCAACTGGAAACTCTTACCTTCGATGTCTCTTTTGAG GTTAATTTGAGAATTTCCAGCTTTCCAAACGTTTTCTGA
- the LOC140003900 gene encoding uncharacterized protein encodes MINLKHLELKVRLSGSQSLLPYTTCIKACPFLSTFRIKYFLQWPFTLHQSLIGVHPYHTRRSEANRYAHQHLEVVELIGFHGCANELNLATRLLQIAVNLKRMVYSFILKNKKKIARPGSLLQGFEKLYLQQLSWWFAESWGTFSVTNLGTKNICYINNADTLEVYCRQLCYVLITI; translated from the exons ATGATTAATCTCAAGCATTTGGAACTGAAAGTGAGGCTTTCTGGTTCACAAAGCCTTCTGCCTTATACAACTTGTATAAAGGCCTGTCCTTTCTTGTCTACATTCAGGATAAAG TACTTCCTGCAGTGGCCTTTCACTCTGCATCAG TCACTCATTGGGGTACATCCATATCATACGAGAAGGTCTGAAGCTAATAGATATGCTCATCAACACCTTGAAGTGGTGGAGTTGATTGGATTTCATGGCTGTGCAAACGAACTTAACCTTGCCACCCGCTTGCTTCAGATTGCTGTGAACCTCAAGAGAATGGTTTACAGTTTCATtctgaaaaacaaaaagaagatcGCTCGTCCAGGAAGCTTGTTGCAAGGTTTCGAAAAACTTTACCTCCAGCAGTTGAGCTGGTGGTTTGCTGAATCATGGGGGACCTTTTCAGTCACAAACTTGGgaaccaaaaacatttgttatATTAATAATGCTGATACATTAGAAGTGTATTGCAGGCAACTATGTTATGTTCTAATTACTATTTGA